In the genome of Pongo pygmaeus isolate AG05252 chromosome 9, NHGRI_mPonPyg2-v2.0_pri, whole genome shotgun sequence, one region contains:
- the BAD gene encoding bcl2-associated agonist of cell death — protein MFQIPEFEPSEQEDSSSAERGLGPSPAGDRPSGSSKHHRQAPGLLRDASHQQEQPTSSSHHGGAGAVEIRSRHSSYPAGTEDDEGMGEEPSPFRGRSRSAPPNLWAAQRYGRELRRMSDEFVDSFKKGLPRPKSAGTATQMRQSSSWARVFQSWWDRNLGRGSSAPSQ, from the exons ATGTTCCAGATCCCAGAGTTTGAGCCGAGTGAGCAGGAAGACTCCAGCTCTGCAGAGAGGGGCCTGGGCCCCAGCCCCGCAGGGGACAGGCCCTCAGGCTCCAGCAAGCATCATCGCCAGGCCCCAGGCCTCCTGCGGGACGCCAGTCACCAGCAGGAGCAGCCAACCAGCAGCAGCCATCATGGAG GCGCTGGGGCTGTGGAGATCCGGAGTCGCCACAGCTCCTACCCCGCGGGGACGGAGGACGACGAAGGGATGGGGGAGGAGCCCAGCCCCTTTCGGGGCCGTTCGCGCTCGGCGCCCCCCAATCTCTGGGCAGCACAGCGCTATGGCCGCGAGCTCCGGAGGATGAGTGACGAGTTTGTGGACTCCTTTAAG AAGGGACTTCCTCGCCCGAAGAGCGCGGGCACAGCAACGCAGATGCGGCAAAGCTCCAGCTGGGCGCGAGTCTTCCAATCCTGGTGGGATCGGAACTTGGGCAGGGGAAGCTCCGCCCCCTCCCAGTGA
- the GPR137 gene encoding integral membrane protein GPR137 isoform X4, with the protein MESNLSGLVPAAGLVPALPPAVTLGLTAAYTTLYALLFFSVYAQLWLVLLYGHKRLSYQTVFLALCLLWAALRTTLFSFYFRDTPRANRLGPLPFWLLYCCPVCLQFFTLTLMNLYFAQVVFKAKVKRRPEMSRGLLAVRGAFVGASLLFLLVNVLCAVLSHRRRAQPWALLLVRVLVSDSLFVICALSLAACLCLVARRAPSTSIYLEAKGTSVCQAAAMGGAMVLLYASRACYNLTALALAPQSRLDTFDYDWYNVSDQADLVNDLGNKGYLVFGLILFVWELLPTTLLVGFFRVHRPPQDLSTSHILNGQVFASRSYFFDRAGHCEDEGCSWEHSRGESTSMSGSLGSGSWYGAIGREPGWCGGSQTKTTPLLFSQVPGPGGHHHSLYSTPQT; encoded by the exons ATGGAGAGTAACCTGTCTGGCCTGGTGCCTGCTGCCGGGCTGGTGCCTGCGCTGCCACCTGCTGTGACCCTGGGGCTGACGGCTGCCTACACCACCCTGTATGCCCTGCTCTTCTTCTCCGTCTATGCCCAGCTCTGGCTGGTGCTTCTGTATGGGCACAAGCGTCTCAGCTATCAGACGGTGTTCCTGGCCCTGTGTCTGCTCTGGGCCGCCTTGCGTACCACCCTCTTCTCCTTCTACTTCCGAGATACTCCCCGCGCCAACCGCCTGGGGCCCTTGCCCTTCTGGCTTCTCTACTGCTGCCCCGTCTGCCTGCAGTTCTTCACCTTGACGCTTATGAACCTCTACTTTGCCCAG GTGGTGTTCAAGGCCAAGGTGAAGCGTCGGCCGGAGATGAGCCGAGGCTT GCTCGCTGTCCGAGGGGCCTTTGTGGGGGCCTCGCTGCTCTTTCTGCTGGTGAACGTGCTGTGTGCTGTGCTCTCCCATCGGCGCCGGGCACAGCCCTGGGCCCTGCTGCTTGTCCGCGTCCTGGTGAGCGACTCCCTGTTCGTCATCTGTGCGCTGTCTCttgctgcctgcctctgcctcgtCGCCAGGCGGGCACCCTCCACTAGCATCTACCTGGAGGCCAAG GGGACCAGTGTGTGCCAGGCGGCCGCGATGGGTGGCGCCATGGTCCTGCTCTATGCCAGCCGGGCCTGCTACAACCTGACAGCACTGGCCTTGGCCCCCCAGAGCCGGCTGGACACCTTCGATTACGACTGGTACAATGTGTCTGACCAG GCGGACCTGGTGAATGACCTGGGGAACAAAGGCTACCTGGTATTTGGCCTCATCCTCTTTGTGTGGGAGCTGCTGCCCACCACCCTGCTGGTGGGCTTCTTCCGGGTGCACCGGCCCCCACAGGACCTG AGCACCAGCCACATCCTCAATGGGCAGGTCTTTGCCTCTCGGTCCTACTTCTTTGACCGGGCTGGGCACTGTGAAGATGAGGGCTGCTCCTGGGAGCACAGCCGGGGTGAGAGCACCAG TATGTCGGGCAGTCTAGGCTCTGGGAGCTGGTATGGTGCCATCGGGCGTGAGCCGGGCTGGTGTGGGGGCAGCCAGACGAAGACCACTCCTCTGCTCTTCTCCCAGGTGCCAGGACCAGGCGGCCACCACCACAGTCTCTACTCCACCCCACAGACGTga
- the PLCB3 gene encoding 1-phosphatidylinositol 4,5-bisphosphate phosphodiesterase beta-3, with protein sequence MAGAQPGVHALQLEPPTVVETLRRGSKFIKWDEETSSRNLVTLRVDPNGFFLYWTGPNMEVDTLDISSIRDTRTGRYARLPKDPKIREVLGFGGPDARLEEKLMTVVSGPDPVNTVFLNFMAVQDDTAKVWSEELFKLAMNILAQNASRNTFLRKAYTKLKLQVNQDGRIPVKNILKMFSADKKRVETALESCGLKFNRSESIRPDEFSLEIFERFLNKLCLRPDIDKILLEIGAKGKPYLTLEQLMDFINQKQRDPRLNEVLYPPLRPSQARLLIEKYEPNQQFLERDQMSMEGFSRYLGGEENGILPLEALDLSADMTQPLSAYFINSSHNTYLTAGQLAGTSSVEMYRQALLWGCRCVELDVWKGRPPEEEPFITHGFTMTTEVPLRDVLEAIAETAFKTSPYPVILSFENHVDSAKQQAKMAEYCRSIFGDALLIEPLDKYPLAPGVPLPSPQDLMGRILVKNKKRHRPSAGGPDSAGRKRPLEQSNSALSESSAATEPSSPQLGSPSSDSCPGLSNGEEVGLEKPSLEPQKSLGEEGLNRGPYVLGPADREDEEEDEEEEEQTDPKKPTTDEGTASSEVNATEEMSTLVNYVEPVKFKSFEAARKRNKCFEMSSFVETKAMEQLTKSPMEFVEYNKQQLSRIYPKGTRVDSSNYMPQLFWNVGCQLVALNFQTLDVAMQLNAGVFEYNGRSGYLLKPEFMRRPDKSFDPFTEVIVDGIVANALRVKVISGQFLSDRKVGIYVEVDMFGLPVDTRRKYRTRTSQGNSFNPVWDEEPFDFPKVVLPTLASLRIAAFEEGGKFVGHRILPVSAIRSGYHYVCLRNEANQPLCLPALLIYTEASDYIPDDHQDYAEALINPIKHVSLMDQRARQLAALIGESEAQAGQEMCQDTQSQQLGSQPSSNPTPSPLDASHRRPLGPTTSPTSTSLSSPGQRDDLIASILSEVAPTPLDELRGHKALVKLRSRQERDLRELRKKHQRKAVTLTRRLLDGLAQAQAEGRCRLRPGALGGATDVEDTKEGEDEAKRYQEFQNRQVQSLLELREAQVDAEAQRRLEHLRQALQRLREVVVDANTTQFKRLKEMNEREKKELQKILDRKRHNSISEAKTRDKHKKEAELTEINRRHITESVNSIRRLEEAQKQRHDRLVAGQQQVLQQLAEEEPKLLAQLAQECQEQRARLPQEIRRSLLGEMPEGLGDGPLVACASNGHAPGSSGHLSGADSESQEENTQL encoded by the exons ATGGCGGGCGCCCAGCCCGGCGTCCACGCGCTGCAGCTGGAGCCGCCCACCGTCGTGGAGACCCTGCGGCGCGGGAGTAAGTTCATCAAATGGGACGAG GAGACCTCCAGTCGGAACCTGGTGACCCTGCGTGTGGACCCCAATGGCTTCTTCTTGTACTGGACGGGCCCCAACATG GAGGTGGACACACTGGACATCAGTTCCATCAGGGACACACGGACAGGCCGGTATGCCCGCCTGCCCAAG GACCCCAAGATCCGGGAAGTTCTGGGCTTTGGGGGTCCCGATGCCCGGCTGGAGGAGAAGCTGATGACGGTGGTGTCTGGGCCAGACCCGGTGAACACAGTGTTCTTGAACTTCATGGCCGTGCAGGATGACACAGCCAAG GTCTGGTCTGAGGAGCTGTTCAAGCTGGCTATGAACATCCTGGCTCAGAACGCCTCCCGGAACACCTTCCTGCGCAAAGC ATACACGAAGCTGAAGCTGCAGGTGAACCAGGATGGTCGGATCCCCGTCAAGAA CATCCTGAAGATGTTCTCAGCAGACAAGAAGCGGGTGGAGACTGCGCTGGAATCCTGTGGCCTCAAATTCAACCgg AGTGAGTCCATCCGGCCCGATGAGTTTTCCTTGGAAATCTTTGAGCGGTTCCTGAACAAGTTGTGTCTGCGGCCGGACATTGACAAGATCCTGCTGGAGAT AGGCGCCAAGGGCAAGCCATACCTGACGCTGGAGCAGCTCATGGACTTCATCAACCAGAAGCAACGCGACCCGAGACTCAACGAAGTGCTGTACCCGCCCCTGCGGCCCTCCCAGGCCCGGCTGCTCATCGAAAAGTATGAGCCCAACCAGCAGTTTCTGGAGCGAG ACCAGATGTCCATGGAGGGCTTTAGCCGCTACCTGGGAGGCGAGGAGAATGGCATCCTGCCCCTGGAAGCCCTGGATCTGAGCGCAGACATGACCCAGCCGCTGAGTGCCTACTTCATCAACTCCTCGCATAACACCTATCTCACTG CGGGGCAGCTGGCTGGGACCTCGTCGGTGGAGATGTACCGCCAGGCACTGCTGTGGGGCTGCCGCTGCGTGGAGCTGGACGTGTGGAAGGGACGGCCGCCCGAGGAGGAACCCTTCATTACCCACGGCTTCACCATGACCACAGAGGTGCCTCTGCGTGACGTGCTGGAGGCCATTGCCGAGACCGCCTTCAAGACCTCACCCTACCCCGTCATCCTCTCCTTCGAGAACCATGTGGACTC GGCAAAGCAGCAGGCAAAGATGGCTGAATACTGCCGCTCCATCTTTGGAGATGCGCTACTCATCGAGCCTCTGGACAAGTACCCG CTGGCCCCAGGCGTtcccctgcccagcccccaggACCTGATGGGCCGTATCCTGGTGAAGAACAAGAAGCGGCACCGACCCAGCGCAGGTGGCCCAGACAGCGCCGGGCGCAAGCGGCCCCTGGAGCAGAGCAATTCTGCCCTGAGCGAGAGCTCCGCGGCCACCGAGCCCTCCTCCCCGCAGCTTG GCTCTCCCAGCTCTGACAGCTGCCCAGGCCTGAGCAACGGGGAGGAGGTGGGGCTTGAGAAGCCCAGCCTGGAGCCTCAGAAGTCTCTGGGCGAGGAGGGCCTGAACCGGGGCCCCTATGTTCTCGGACCTGCTGACCgtgaggatgaggaggaagatgaggaagaggaggaacagACAGACCCCAAAAAGCCAACTACAGATGAG GGCACGGCCAGCAGCGAGGTGAATGCCACTGAGGAGATGTCCACGCTTGTCAACTACGTCGAGCCTGTCAAGTTCAAGTCCTTTGAGGCTGCTCGAA AGAGGAACAAATGCTTCGAGATGTCGTCCTTCGTGGAGACCAAGGCCATGGAGCAACTGACCAAGAGCCCCATGGAGTTTGTGGA ATACAACAAGCAGCAGCTCAGCCGCATCTACCCCAAGGGCACCCGCGTGGACTCCTCCAACTACATGCCCCAGCTCTTCTGGAACGTAGGGTGCCAGCTTGTTGCACTCAACTTCCAGACCCTCG ATGTGGCGATGCAGCTCAACGCGGGCGTTTTTGAGTACAACGGGCGCAGCGGGTACCTGCTCAAGCCGGAGTTCATGCGGCGGCCGGACAAGTCCTTCGACCCCTTCACTGAGGTCATCGTGGATGGCATCGTGGCCAATGCCTTGCGGGTCAAG GTGATCTCAGGGCAGTTCCTGTCCGACAGGAAGGTGGGCATCTACGTGGAGGTGGACATGTTTGGCCTCCCTGTTGACACGCGGCGCAAGTACCGCACCCGGACCTCTCAGGGGAACTCATTCAACCCCGTGTGGGACGAGGAGCCCTTCGACTTCCCCAAG GTGGTGCTGCCCACGCTGGCTTCACTTCGCATCGCAGCCTTTGAGGAGGGGGGTAAATTCGTAGGGCACCGGATCCTGCCTGTCTCTGCCATCCGCTCCG GGTACCACTACGTCTGCCTGCGGAACGAGGCCAACCAACCGCTGTGCCTGCCGGCCCTGCTTATCTACACCGAAGCCTCGGACTACATTCCTGACGACCACCAGG ACTACGCGGAGGCCCTGATCAACCCCATTAAGCACGTCAGCCTGATGGACCAGAGGGCCCGGCAGCTGGCCGCCCTCATTGGGGAGAGTGAG GCTCAGGCTGGCCAAGAGATGTGCCAGGACACCCAGTCTCAGCAGCTGGGGTCTCAGCCGTCCTCAAACCCCACCCCTAGCCCACTGGATGCCTCCCACCGCCGGCCCCTCGGCCCCACCACCTCCCCTACCAGCACCTCCCTCAGCAGCCCAG GGCAGCGCGACGATCTCATCGCTAGCATCCTCTCAG AGGTGGCCCCCACCCCGCTGGATGAGCTCCGAGGTCACAAGGCTCTGGTCAAGCTCCGGAGCCGGCAAGAGCGAGACCTGCGGGAGCTGCGCAAGAAGCATCAGCGGAAGGCAGTCACCCTCACCCGCCGCCTGCTGGATGGCCTGGCTCAGGCACAGGCTGAGGGCAGGTGCCGGCTGCGGCCAGGTGCCCT AGGTGGGGCCACTGATGTGGAGGACACGAAGGAGGGGGAGGACGAGGCAAAGCGgtatcaggagttccagaacagacAGGTGCAGAGCCTGCTGGAGCTGcgggaggcccaggtggatgCAGAGGCCCAGCGGAGGCTGGAACACCTGAGACAG GCTCTGCAGCGGCTCAGGGAGGTCGTCGTTGATGCAAACACAACTCAGTTCAAGAGGCTGAAAGAGATGAACGAGAG GGAGAAGAAGGAGCTGCAGAAGATCCTGGACAGAAAGCGCCATAACAGCATCTCGGAGGCCAAGACGAGGGACAAGCATAAGAAGGAGGC GGAACTGACGGAGATTAACCGTCGGCACATCACTGAGTCAGTCAACTCCATCCGTCGG CTGGAGGAGGCCCAGAAGCAGCGGCATGACCGTCTTGTGGCTGGGCAGCAGCAGGTCCTGCAACAGCTGGCAGAAGAGGAGCCCAAG ctgctggcccagcTGGCCCAGGAGTGTCAGGAGCAGCGGGCGAGGCTCCCCCAGGAGATCCGCCGGAGCCTGCTGGGCGAGATGCCGGAGGGGCTGGGGGACGGGCCTCTGGTGGCCTGTGCCAGCAATGGTCACGCACCCGGGAGCAGCGGGCACCTGTCGGGCGCTGACTCGGAGAGCCAGGAGGAGAACACGCAGCTCTGA
- the GPR137 gene encoding integral membrane protein GPR137 isoform X3, producing MASLPDMESNLSGLVPAAGLVPALPPAVTLGLTAAYTTLYALLFFSVYAQLWLVLLYGHKRLSYQTVFLALCLLWAALRTTLFSFYFRDTPRANRLGPLPFWLLYCCPVCLQFFTLTLMNLYFAQVVFKAKVKRRPEMSRGLLAVRGAFVGASLLFLLVNVLCAVLSHRRRAQPWALLLVRVLVSDSLFVICALSLAACLCLVARRAPSTSIYLEAKGTSVCQAAAMGGAMVLLYASRACYNLTALALAPQSRLDTFDYDWYNVSDQADLVNDLGNKGYLVFGLILFVWELLPTTLLVGFFRVHRPPQDLSTSHILNGQVFASRSYFFDRAGHCEDEGCSWEHSRGESTSMSGSLGSGSWYGAIGREPGWCGGSQTKTTPLLFSQVPGPGGHHHSLYSTPQT from the exons atg GCCTCCCTCCCTGACATGGAGAGTAACCTGTCTGGCCTGGTGCCTGCTGCCGGGCTGGTGCCTGCGCTGCCACCTGCTGTGACCCTGGGGCTGACGGCTGCCTACACCACCCTGTATGCCCTGCTCTTCTTCTCCGTCTATGCCCAGCTCTGGCTGGTGCTTCTGTATGGGCACAAGCGTCTCAGCTATCAGACGGTGTTCCTGGCCCTGTGTCTGCTCTGGGCCGCCTTGCGTACCACCCTCTTCTCCTTCTACTTCCGAGATACTCCCCGCGCCAACCGCCTGGGGCCCTTGCCCTTCTGGCTTCTCTACTGCTGCCCCGTCTGCCTGCAGTTCTTCACCTTGACGCTTATGAACCTCTACTTTGCCCAG GTGGTGTTCAAGGCCAAGGTGAAGCGTCGGCCGGAGATGAGCCGAGGCTT GCTCGCTGTCCGAGGGGCCTTTGTGGGGGCCTCGCTGCTCTTTCTGCTGGTGAACGTGCTGTGTGCTGTGCTCTCCCATCGGCGCCGGGCACAGCCCTGGGCCCTGCTGCTTGTCCGCGTCCTGGTGAGCGACTCCCTGTTCGTCATCTGTGCGCTGTCTCttgctgcctgcctctgcctcgtCGCCAGGCGGGCACCCTCCACTAGCATCTACCTGGAGGCCAAG GGGACCAGTGTGTGCCAGGCGGCCGCGATGGGTGGCGCCATGGTCCTGCTCTATGCCAGCCGGGCCTGCTACAACCTGACAGCACTGGCCTTGGCCCCCCAGAGCCGGCTGGACACCTTCGATTACGACTGGTACAATGTGTCTGACCAG GCGGACCTGGTGAATGACCTGGGGAACAAAGGCTACCTGGTATTTGGCCTCATCCTCTTTGTGTGGGAGCTGCTGCCCACCACCCTGCTGGTGGGCTTCTTCCGGGTGCACCGGCCCCCACAGGACCTG AGCACCAGCCACATCCTCAATGGGCAGGTCTTTGCCTCTCGGTCCTACTTCTTTGACCGGGCTGGGCACTGTGAAGATGAGGGCTGCTCCTGGGAGCACAGCCGGGGTGAGAGCACCAG TATGTCGGGCAGTCTAGGCTCTGGGAGCTGGTATGGTGCCATCGGGCGTGAGCCGGGCTGGTGTGGGGGCAGCCAGACGAAGACCACTCCTCTGCTCTTCTCCCAGGTGCCAGGACCAGGCGGCCACCACCACAGTCTCTACTCCACCCCACAGACGTga
- the GPR137 gene encoding integral membrane protein GPR137 isoform X1: MASLPDMESNLSGLVPAAGLVPALPPAVTLGLTAAYTTLYALLFFSVYAQLWLVLLYGHKRLSYQTVFLALCLLWAALRTTLFSFYFRDTPRANRLGPLPFWLLYCCPVCLQFFTLTLMNLYFAQVVFKAKVKRRPEMSRGLLAVRGAFVGASLLFLLVNVLCAVLSHRRRAQPWALLLVRVLVSDSLFVICALSLAACLCLVARRAPSTSIYLEAKGTSVCQAAAMGGAMVLLYASRACYNLTALALAPQSRLDTFDYDWYNVSDQADLVNDLGNKGYLVFGLILFVWELLPTTLLVGFFRVHRPPQDLSTSHILNGQVFASRSYFFDRAGHCEDEGCSWEHSRGESTRCQDQAATTTVSTPPHRRDPPPSPTEYPGPSPPHPRPLCQVCLPLLAQDPGGRGCPLLWPAPCCSCHSELVLSP; encoded by the exons atg GCCTCCCTCCCTGACATGGAGAGTAACCTGTCTGGCCTGGTGCCTGCTGCCGGGCTGGTGCCTGCGCTGCCACCTGCTGTGACCCTGGGGCTGACGGCTGCCTACACCACCCTGTATGCCCTGCTCTTCTTCTCCGTCTATGCCCAGCTCTGGCTGGTGCTTCTGTATGGGCACAAGCGTCTCAGCTATCAGACGGTGTTCCTGGCCCTGTGTCTGCTCTGGGCCGCCTTGCGTACCACCCTCTTCTCCTTCTACTTCCGAGATACTCCCCGCGCCAACCGCCTGGGGCCCTTGCCCTTCTGGCTTCTCTACTGCTGCCCCGTCTGCCTGCAGTTCTTCACCTTGACGCTTATGAACCTCTACTTTGCCCAG GTGGTGTTCAAGGCCAAGGTGAAGCGTCGGCCGGAGATGAGCCGAGGCTT GCTCGCTGTCCGAGGGGCCTTTGTGGGGGCCTCGCTGCTCTTTCTGCTGGTGAACGTGCTGTGTGCTGTGCTCTCCCATCGGCGCCGGGCACAGCCCTGGGCCCTGCTGCTTGTCCGCGTCCTGGTGAGCGACTCCCTGTTCGTCATCTGTGCGCTGTCTCttgctgcctgcctctgcctcgtCGCCAGGCGGGCACCCTCCACTAGCATCTACCTGGAGGCCAAG GGGACCAGTGTGTGCCAGGCGGCCGCGATGGGTGGCGCCATGGTCCTGCTCTATGCCAGCCGGGCCTGCTACAACCTGACAGCACTGGCCTTGGCCCCCCAGAGCCGGCTGGACACCTTCGATTACGACTGGTACAATGTGTCTGACCAG GCGGACCTGGTGAATGACCTGGGGAACAAAGGCTACCTGGTATTTGGCCTCATCCTCTTTGTGTGGGAGCTGCTGCCCACCACCCTGCTGGTGGGCTTCTTCCGGGTGCACCGGCCCCCACAGGACCTG AGCACCAGCCACATCCTCAATGGGCAGGTCTTTGCCTCTCGGTCCTACTTCTTTGACCGGGCTGGGCACTGTGAAGATGAGGGCTGCTCCTGGGAGCACAGCCGGGGTGAGAGCACCAG GTGCCAGGACCAGGCGGCCACCACCACAGTCTCTACTCCACCCCACAGACGTgatccccctccctcccccacagaATACCCAGGCCCCAGTCCCCCTCACCCTAGGCCCCTGTGCCAAGTTTGTCTGCCGCTTCTTGCCCAGGATCCTGGGGGTCGTGGCTGCCCCCTCCTCTGGCCGGCTCCTTGCTGCTCCTGTCATAGTGAGCTTGTGCTGTCCCCCTAG
- the GPR137 gene encoding integral membrane protein GPR137 isoform X2, whose translation MESNLSGLVPAAGLVPALPPAVTLGLTAAYTTLYALLFFSVYAQLWLVLLYGHKRLSYQTVFLALCLLWAALRTTLFSFYFRDTPRANRLGPLPFWLLYCCPVCLQFFTLTLMNLYFAQVVFKAKVKRRPEMSRGLLAVRGAFVGASLLFLLVNVLCAVLSHRRRAQPWALLLVRVLVSDSLFVICALSLAACLCLVARRAPSTSIYLEAKGTSVCQAAAMGGAMVLLYASRACYNLTALALAPQSRLDTFDYDWYNVSDQADLVNDLGNKGYLVFGLILFVWELLPTTLLVGFFRVHRPPQDLSTSHILNGQVFASRSYFFDRAGHCEDEGCSWEHSRGESTRCQDQAATTTVSTPPHRRDPPPSPTEYPGPSPPHPRPLCQVCLPLLAQDPGGRGCPLLWPAPCCSCHSELVLSP comes from the exons ATGGAGAGTAACCTGTCTGGCCTGGTGCCTGCTGCCGGGCTGGTGCCTGCGCTGCCACCTGCTGTGACCCTGGGGCTGACGGCTGCCTACACCACCCTGTATGCCCTGCTCTTCTTCTCCGTCTATGCCCAGCTCTGGCTGGTGCTTCTGTATGGGCACAAGCGTCTCAGCTATCAGACGGTGTTCCTGGCCCTGTGTCTGCTCTGGGCCGCCTTGCGTACCACCCTCTTCTCCTTCTACTTCCGAGATACTCCCCGCGCCAACCGCCTGGGGCCCTTGCCCTTCTGGCTTCTCTACTGCTGCCCCGTCTGCCTGCAGTTCTTCACCTTGACGCTTATGAACCTCTACTTTGCCCAG GTGGTGTTCAAGGCCAAGGTGAAGCGTCGGCCGGAGATGAGCCGAGGCTT GCTCGCTGTCCGAGGGGCCTTTGTGGGGGCCTCGCTGCTCTTTCTGCTGGTGAACGTGCTGTGTGCTGTGCTCTCCCATCGGCGCCGGGCACAGCCCTGGGCCCTGCTGCTTGTCCGCGTCCTGGTGAGCGACTCCCTGTTCGTCATCTGTGCGCTGTCTCttgctgcctgcctctgcctcgtCGCCAGGCGGGCACCCTCCACTAGCATCTACCTGGAGGCCAAG GGGACCAGTGTGTGCCAGGCGGCCGCGATGGGTGGCGCCATGGTCCTGCTCTATGCCAGCCGGGCCTGCTACAACCTGACAGCACTGGCCTTGGCCCCCCAGAGCCGGCTGGACACCTTCGATTACGACTGGTACAATGTGTCTGACCAG GCGGACCTGGTGAATGACCTGGGGAACAAAGGCTACCTGGTATTTGGCCTCATCCTCTTTGTGTGGGAGCTGCTGCCCACCACCCTGCTGGTGGGCTTCTTCCGGGTGCACCGGCCCCCACAGGACCTG AGCACCAGCCACATCCTCAATGGGCAGGTCTTTGCCTCTCGGTCCTACTTCTTTGACCGGGCTGGGCACTGTGAAGATGAGGGCTGCTCCTGGGAGCACAGCCGGGGTGAGAGCACCAG GTGCCAGGACCAGGCGGCCACCACCACAGTCTCTACTCCACCCCACAGACGTgatccccctccctcccccacagaATACCCAGGCCCCAGTCCCCCTCACCCTAGGCCCCTGTGCCAAGTTTGTCTGCCGCTTCTTGCCCAGGATCCTGGGGGTCGTGGCTGCCCCCTCCTCTGGCCGGCTCCTTGCTGCTCCTGTCATAGTGAGCTTGTGCTGTCCCCCTAG